AGCTGTGGCGCCCGGCGGAAAGACTCTCGCTCATCTTGGGCATCGAGAACCGAAATACTTTGCGGGAAGTTCCCAATACCGAAGAACTGGAGGGTATCCTCGACCGATTTCGAGGAGGTCCGTTCGGCTACTGGCACGATACCGGCCATGCAGCGGTACAGGAACTGTTTTACGGAATTGAGCACGAGGCGCTTTTGGCCTATTTTGCCGACCGCCTGGTGGGGACGCATCTGCATGATGCGACCGGCGGCAGCGACCACAAGGCGCCGGGACAAGGAAAGATTGATTTCGACATGGTCAAGAAATATATCGGGCCATCTGTCCTTCGCGTAATCGAAGTGCATTCCGGCGTGAGCGAGCAGGAACTGAAGGAGGGCATCAAATTCCTTCAGGATCACAATTTGGTGTTCGAGGGCGAAATCGCATGATGCCCGCCTGCACTTTGTAAGTTACTGTGGAATAAAGAGGTTTCAAAAGTTGATTTTTTTATGCCAGTCCAGCTATAATATTTTTTACCGCAACGGCATGAGATCGGCAGGCATACCACCGAAGCAGGATTGAATGGAACAGAACCTGAAGAGATTTTTCCTGACCGTTTGCATTTCGCTGAGCTTCGTGGTGTTTGCCTTTTTGAGCGCCCTGGGGTATATGGCGCCGGCAGTGCGCTTGACATTTACTACATACCAATTCTTTTTGGTAGGAGTATGTGTGGGCGCTCTTCTGCTGTCGACGATCGGTCTGATCATCAAGCGAAGCGAGTGGAGCCACTATAATACGTATTTCATCACGGTCATGATCAGCGTCTTTTTGTTGACGATGATCAACTGTGTCATTTTTCGAGTCCTGGGGGGTGAGCAACTGATTCGGAGGCTCGTAGGAGATATTTGGGTTCTTCTTTCGATCGGGTGATCCCGCTGTGGGTTGCACGCTGTTGTCTTGCTGTGAGAACAAGGAGGAAATTCATGCGAAAGTTAGTGGGTCCAGTCCTGGTGGCAGTTGTCTTGCCGGCGCTGGTATTATTTCTTGGGTGCGGCGATTCCAATATCAAGAAAGCCAAGACATTTCATGCCGAAAAGCAGTATGCGCAGGCAATCCACCATTACAGACTTGCTCTGGAAAGCGATCCCGAAAACCAGATAGCCAGGTATGGATTGATCGAGGCGTACGCCCAGGAAGTGCTCGATATGCATCCGGAAAAACTTACCCCGGAAGTTGTGGCGGGGGTAATGACCGAGTTGCGCCCAATCGCACAGCCGCTGATGTCCGACCCGAACATCAAGCGTTATCTCTCTCTGATTTATCAGATGATCGCCAAAAGGTACGCTGAGCAAGGACGTGATGACCTGGCCGCCGAGGCATGGGCAGAGGTCATCCAGATTGAACCCACATTCGCTGAAGCGCATTTTAATCGAGGTCTCGCCCTCTTGCTGGTGGGCCGCAATGAGGAAGCTTTGCCTAATTTTGAAAAATCCGTTGCCCTCAATCCGTACTTTGTGAAGGGGTATCACGCGATTGGCGACGTTTTTATCAAGTTGCAGCGGTTTGATGAAGCGATTCAACAGTACGATAAGGCATTGGAATTGAACCCGGAAGACCCTGCGATTCACCACAATCTGGGGCAAGCGTATTTACAGAAAGGTGACGTGGATAAGGCCATCGCCGAATTTCAGAATGCGCTGGAGCTAGAGCCCGGTTATATTTTAGCCTATCGCAGCCTTCATGAGGCATACGAGAATAAGGGCGATAAGAAGAAGATGCAGGAGATAGATGAAAAGTGGAAGAAGCAGACTGAAAACTACCTCCAGGCGCTGCAAGACAGCGGTGCTCTCCCCGGAGAAGCCGCTCCCGGCGAAGGATCATAAGCTTTCCCCTCGGTGAGAAGAATACACAGATGAAAATCAAGCTGAACATGAAGCAGATAGCCGTGGTTGCGCGGGAATTGAAAGAAACCGACCGAAAGAATTTCGACGTGACCGATGTGGCCCAAGTCTTCAAGATGCTGCAGTACTGGGTCAAAACGGCAGGTTCGGGAAAAGAGAAGATTCAGTCGGTTACAGAATTGCCCGATGGCTATCTGTGCAGAGTAAACAGCACCTTCCACGACGCCATAAAGGCATACATCAGAGAGATTGGGTCACGCAAGCTGTCACAGCAGATGCATGACATAAAAGCTCAGGAGGCCATGGAAAACTACGATCGCCTCATTAAGGAAGCTGAAGAAGGAAAGCGTCACCTCGGCAAATGACAGCTCTTATTTTACCAAAGGGAGTCTAAGCATGAAACTGAACAGGATTTGGCTTGCATTGGCCGCCGCCCTTGTCCTCTTTGCAGGATGCGCGGAGAAACAACCCCCCCTTTTCCAACTGATCAAGCTGTTCCAGGAGGAGAAATTCGACCAAACCATTGCGCTTGCTGAAAAACTGACCGCCGAAAATCCGGACAACTCGCAGGCGCATCGGTTTCTCATTCGGGCCGCGCGCGAGCAAAATGCTTTGAACAGTTATAAGGAAAAATATGAGAAGCTGGTCCAGGAAAATCCGCAGATCGCCGGTTATCATTTCGGACTCGGGTACATTTGCATCCAAGTGGACGAGTATGAGAAAGGATTGGCTGAGCTCGAGAAAGCGACGGAACTGAATCCGTCCATCGATTACGCGCACTATGCCATCGGCTGGACTCATCTTCGCTCCAATTACAGTAATGCCGATCCCGAGAAAGGCCTGGCCGCATGGAAGAAGGAAGAACAACTGAATCCAAAATCTCTCGGTGCGCTCCAGGTATATAATGACAGAGCTGATTATTATCTGCGGAAAGGCGATGCCGCTGCCGCCGAAAAAGATTATGAGAAAATCACCCTCTACGCCTTCGCCCCCGGCGACATTGCCGGCGCCAGGACCTATATCAGCCAAATCCGAACCTACCGAGATGAACTTGCCCGGCTTGAGGCCGACGTGAAGGATAAACCGGACGACGCCTCCCTCCGCATGCAACTGGGTGTCCTCCAGTACAAAAACAACAAGATCGATGAAGCCATCAATACCTGGTTGAAGGCTTCCGAATTGCAGCCGGATAACGTCGATGTGCGAAATTATCTCGGAAAGGCGCTCCTCGAAAGACAACGTTTTGCCGAGGCCGCCGACCAGTTCCTCAAAGTACTCGAGATAGATCCCAACATGGCCACCGCCTACTACAATCTTGCCGTCGCGCAGGAATTGTTGGGGAAGCCGGAGAGCGCCGTACAAAACTACAAGAAGTACATCGAACTGAATCCCATGGCCCCCAAACTTGAGGACGTAAAACAGCGTATCACAAATCTGGAGGACTCTACCGGCGTGACGGAAGGATGACCGCCGCCGCTGGCTCTTTTGTCCCCATGTTTTCCGCTTCCGCCAAAGGAGGATGTTTATCGTAAGCCATCCTACAAGGCCCTGTGTGTTTACGGCAGGCGATACTGATTCGGCGTCCTTCCCCGCCCCCAAAATATCTGTTGTCGTTCCCGTCTTTAACGAGAAGGAGACGCTTGAAACATTGTTGGATCGTGTCGAGCAAACCAATTTTGATAAGGAAATTATCATTGTCGACGATGGATCGACGGACGGCACGCGCGAAATTCTCAAGAATAAATTCGAAGACAAATATACCGTTCTTTATCATCAGCAAAACATGGGCAAGGGCGCAGCGCTCCAGTCAGGATTTGACCAGGTAACCGGTGACATTGTCATCATTCAGGATGCAGATCTGGAGTATGATCCTTCCGATTATGGAAAGCTCATCGAGCCGATCGTCCGTGGCAACGCAGATGTTGTTTTCGGCTCGAGATTCCTCGGCGGGCCTCACCGCGTCCTCTTCTTCTGGCACTACATGGGCAACAGGATCCTTACCCTGTTTTCCAACTTGCTCAACAATCTGAACCTTTCAGACATGGAAACCTGTTATAAGGCCTTTAGAAGCGACATCCTGAAAACGTTGCGTCTTCGCTCGAAGCGGTTCGGATTTGAGCCGGAATTCACCGCCAAAGTGGCTCGCCGGCGTCTGAAGATCTACGAGGTCCCCATCTCCTACTACGGCCGTACTTATGAGGAAGGGAAGAAGATCACGTGGAAGGACGGGTTCTCCGCCATTTACTGTATCATCCGGTACAGGTTCTTTGAGTAAAGGGACATACTGTCTCTGTCTCCTGCCCGGGATTCCCGGAAATGTACGATCCGATAGCAGTCACAGCCGCAATGGAGCGCGAAGTCGGCTTTCTTCGCAGTGCCCTTGTTCCAGCGAACTCCGCCAGGAAAAAAATTGTTTCGGGTGCGTTTGGCGGAAAAAATGTCTATCTGCTCCGCACCGGTATCGGCCCGCTCAAGACCGTCCAGCGCCTGGGCGAACTGGAACAGTTATGCACGCCGCAATGCGTTATTTCCATTGGATGCGCCGGCGCGCTCGACAGCTCTCTGCGGATCGGGGACATCATCGTTTCCGAAGCTCTCCATGATGACGTCTCCAGCGGCAGCCTCTGGAAGACCGCTCCGGCGCTTGTTGACGTCGCGATCAAAAGCTGCGAAAAATTGAAGGTGCCGTACCGAGTCGGTAACACTGTCACCACAAACGCCGTCGCCGCAACCCCGCCGGAAAAACGGCGCCTCTGCCAAAAATATGGCGCCCTTGCAGTTGACATGGAAAGCGCGCAGGTGGCTTCATGGGCGGCTCGATTGCAGATACCGATGCTCTCTGTTCGCTCCATTTCGGATCTTGCAGACGATACACTCCCTCCGGAACTGGCGGGCATGTATGACAAGGACGGAAAATTGCGAATTGCACAAGCGTTCTCGTTGGCCGGAAAACCTTCCTTATTTCTTACTGCTTTCCGGCTGAAAGCACAATTTGACCGCAGCGTTTCGGCTTTGGCAAGAATCATGCTACCTATATTGCAGGAGATCTGAATCTTGTCCTCCCGTGCCCGATTAGAGGTATCTGGATTCACCAAAGGACAAAAGAATCGATTGAACATTCTGCACAAAGCATTGAGACTCAATAATTTGTTTGACAATTCCGAGACGCTCGGATATAATTTCTCCAACAGAGGCAAATGAATGGGTTGTACATTTATGGAAAAGGGGGGTAAAATGCGAAAGACGCTGTTTGCCCTGGGCGCTTTTGTTCTTCTATTTTCTGGCTGTCTGACAATTCCACCCTGGACCGCGGTCGGAGATGCGGCCTTGCCTGAACCTATTGGCCCCGAATCCACCTATACCGGTTTCGGTCAACCCGGAGCGCACGATTGGACAGATTCCGATGCACGAACGCTCCTGTGGCTCCGCAGCAATCTGCCGAACCTGGTTTCGGACATTCCCTTTCCTATCATCGAGTTTTTCAGTTATAATCAGCACCATCTGACTCATCCGTATATGCCATTTGAGTACAGTTACTACTTCGCTGATCCCGATGATCCGGTGCTCTTGGTGCGCATGCTTTCAGTTACGGCCAGAGATCGCAATAGGACCCGTCGCGATGTGGTCCTCGAGGAGCAGCAAGAGGATCTTTCTGCGGCGGAACGGCCCGTTTCCACCACGGTTTCGGGGCTTTCCGACGGGGAGGTACGGGAAAGACTTCTGGTTGTATACCCGTAACTGCACATAAACTCTCAACAACAAACGGGAAGAGCAATACTTCCCGTTTTTTTTTAAGAAGACAGGCTCGGTTATCGTTTCAGCGCCGTTAAAATCCGCGGACGTGAATCGATGCTCAACCTTTCAGAAGAAAAACGACAGGAATACCTGCAGATCGCCATCGGAATAGGGATCGGGCTGATCTTCTTTCTGCTTTCCTTCACCGTGCCGTACGAGCGCGTTGAATTCCTCTCGCTCGACGCCAGATTTAACCTTCGCCCGCCCATACAGCAGAACCCGGATATCGCCACCATCGATATCGATGACAGGGCATTGAGGGACGAGGGCAGATGGCAGGATTGGACCCGCGACAAGCACGCTCGTGTCATCGACGTGATCCATTCAGCAGGCGGGGCCATGGTGGGCGTGGATATTTATTTCTCAGAAGACAGTCAGCAAGTTGTGCATCTCCAGGACGTCCTGCGCGCTAGCTCGCTTGATGAAGTTGTAGGTTCGCTTCGCGATTACGATGCCGAACTCGCTGCCGCTGCCAAAAAAGCAGGCAGCATCTACTGGGGCGCTACCTTCATCTTGAATGAGGGCGACGGAAGCGAGCGGCCATCAGAACTGGCCGAAACCAATTATTCAAGGTTATCGCACGACGTTCTCGAGTTCCTTTTCCGGAGAGGCTCATGTGTGGTTTTTGACGCCAAAATGACCTGCTCGGTCCCGGACGCTGTTGCGCCGCAAGCCTTTCCGATACCGTGCCTTGTCGAGGCTTCTCGCGGGATCGGATTTGCGCAGATCGTGCGAGAGGCAGACGGCCTGGTCCGCAAGTACCCCACCTTCATCCAGTATCGCGCGCCGGAGGATGAGGAGCACGTTTACCTCTTCCCATCCATGGGACTGGCTATGGCGTGCGAGTATCTCCAGGTCCCGTTGAAAAATCTCCGCCTTCACTTCAATAAGCACATCGAGATCCCTGACGCCATCATGCCCGATGGTTCCCGGCGAACTCTGCGCATACCAATCAACCAGCGCGGGGAGATGATTATCAATTGGATAGGCGATTTTAAAGACGCTTTCCGCCACTATCCATACTCCTCTCTTCTTCAGTTGCAGGACCGCGAAACCCTCAGCAGGATTAAACATTTTCTCTCGCTTCAAGACACTGCCATTTTCGATGACCCCGTCCTGCTAATGAATGCAACTGCGTCTGCTTTTCCGGGGGTTGATTCCGTTCCTGAATGTATCGCTGCCATTTACGGAGCAAGAAAATATGAGGAGGCTCTTGAATCCGGAACCAGCGAGTTCTCGCCCGCCTTGTTCCAGCAGGTTTTTGCAATCGCACCGGAGGATGCCCCCGCTCTTTTCGAAGGGCAGGCCGAGGTATTTGAAAACGTGCGCGGACACTATCAAATGTTGCATTTCCTGAAATCCAATCCGGCGATATCACTTGAGGACGCCGCCAAAGCAACTCAAACGAACCCCGGGGCGGTTGATAGTCACTACCGCCGCATCCAGGCCCTATTGCGGGCAGGCGGACCTCAGCCCTCCGACAGGCCGCTCTACTTTCCCGAGCCGGTTATGTTGGAGGGGAAAGAGATTTCCCTGAACGAGCTGAAGGGGGGAGTCTTCTTTTACGGGCTGACAGCCACAGGAACGCACGACCTCAACCCGATGCCTTTCAACCCACGCTATCCCATGGTCGGCGCCATCGCAAATGTTTTCAATACCATAGTGACCGCTCAGTTCATCACGCCCTTCGCCTCTCGATGGAAACTCCCGATCTTCGTTTTCATCGGGTTCTTTACCGCTTATATACTTTCTTCGCGAACTACCATCCGCGGGTCTCTTTTCACGATGCTATTTCTTGTTGCGTACCTCCTTTTTGCCTACTGGCTTTTTGTAAACAGGCGAATTTGGGTTGATGTGGTCGGACCCGTGGGCACTATCCTGGTGTCCGATGCCGTGATCGTCTGGTACAAATTCAATACAGCCGAAAAAAAGAGACGATTCATTAAGAGCGCCTTCGAACATTATATGAATCCCGCGGTCGTTGAACAGATTGCCAAGAATCCCGATATGCTGGAGTTGGGCGGAAAGGAAATGGAATTGACCGCCTTCTTCTCGGATGTGGCGGGATTTACGACTATATCCGAACAATTGAATCCCCCTCAGCTTGTCGAGTTGCTGAATGAATACCTGACGGCGATGACCGATATCGTACTGAAATATAACGGCCTTCTTGATAAGTACGAAGGCGACGCGATCATCGCGGTCTTCGGCGCGCCTATCCACTATTCCGACCATGCCGCAAAAGCATGCTTCGTGGCTCTTGACATGCAGGAGAAGCTCAAGCAGATGCGTGAAGGATGGAAATCCGAGGGCAAGCCCCAACTGCACGCCAGAGTCGGCATTAACTCTGGGCAAATGGTGGTCGGAAACATGGGCTCAAAAACCCGCTTCGATTATACCGTCATCGGCGATTCCGTCAATCTTGCCTCCCGGCTGGAAGGCGTCAACAAGCAGTACTCGACCAGTATTATGATCAGCGAATTCACCTATGCCCTCTGCAAATCCGACGTCCATGTGCGCGAGATTGATCTCATTCAAGTGAAGGGGAAGGCCAAACCCGTAAGCATTTATGAAGTGTTGGGACGCGCAAGCGAATCGCTTCCACCCGGGCTGGAAGAAGTGGTGAACCATTACCTGATCGGTCTGCAGGCCTACCGAAAAAAGGCCTGGCAAGAAGCGATCAAAGCCTTCGAGCAGGCCCTCGCAGCGGTTCCCGATGACGGCCCTTCGCTCACATACCTGAATCGATGCAGGGAATACCTATCCGCGCCGCCTCCCCCGGATTGGGACGGCGTCTATGTAATGACAACAAAATGATAGACGACAAGAACCGATGCGAGCTGTAATCCAGCGGGTAGAAAGGGCAGGAGTCACCGTCGCCGGGACGACTGCCGCTGAAATCGGGCAGGGGCTGCTCGTGCTCCTCGGAGTGGGCAAAGAGGACGGCGAGGAAGACGCGCGTTACATGGCCGACAAGATATCGGGTCTCAGGATATTTGAAGACCCCGAAGGCAAAATGAATCTGTCGGTTCATGATGTGGGCGGATCGGCGCTCGTCGTCTCTCAGTTCACCCTGTTCGCCGACTGCCGGAAGGGAAGGCGCCCTTCATTCACCGAGGCCGGCGACCCGGACCTCGCGCGGCGACTGTATGCAATGGTAATTGAATTCTTGCGAAAGCGGCATGTCCCTACCGCCGAAGGTGTGTTTCAGGCTGCTATGCAAGTTGAGCTCGTAAACGACGGGCCGGTTACAATCCTCCTCGACAGCAAGAAGAGTTTCTGACACAAAGGAATAATTGGAGATGCCAAAGACAATCGATTCACCCTTCGAAACCGTTTATCTCGTCAACCACTCCCATATCGATCACACCTGGTGGAATTCTCCTGAAATATGCTCGCAGCGCAATGAAGAGATAATAAATGAAATTTTGTCGCTTGCGTCGGCTGAGCCGGAATTCAAATTCTCGTACGAAACAACCGCCGGCCTGGTTCGCTATCTGGAAAAGTATCCGGATCGAAAAGAAGAAATAGCCGTTCTCCTGCAACAGCGCCGCCTTGATGTGGGCGGCATGTTCGTCTCCGCAAACGATGACGTCTGCTCCGAGGAGGCGATCGTTAGAAACTTCTATTACGGCGCCGGCTGGCTCATAAAAACCTTCAATTATTCCCCCAAAGTGGCAAAGGAATTCGATACGCCCGGCCACCCAATGCAGCTCCCGCAACTCGTTCTCGATGCCGGAATGAAAGCGCTCGTGATCACACGAGGACCGCAAGGGGGGTTCTCCTGGACCGGTCCCGACGGTTCGGAACTCCTTACTTACTGCGTGCCCTACAATTGGTCCTACTGGCGACGGCTGGGGGTAGATTATGAGGAAACGGCAAAGAATTTGCCGACTGAACTGGCGCGAGCCGCTCAAAAATTCGGCGGTCCTGAACTCGTCATTCCCGACGGCGATGACATGACGCTCCCTAATCCCGCCCTGGTGGAAATCTGCAGGCAATGGAACGCGAATTATTCTCGTCCGAAACTTCGGCTTGCCACTTTCGACGAAGTCGCCGATATTCTTGCAAAACGTAAATTCCAGCCACGCTCTGGAGACATGCCCAATTTGTGGATTGTGATTCACACTTTGCAAGCCGAAACCACCCGTTACCTGAAGACGCTGCAGGGCATATTGCCCTCGGTCGAGGCTCTCTGCACGATCGAGTGCATTCTGAAGGGCGATTTTAAACGCTATCCTGCGGCCGGTATCGATGCGCTGTGGCAGCGCGCGCTACTTGCTGCCGATCACAATTGGGGCGGTAAAGACCAGGCCCGCGGCGGGGCTGAGGGCGATGAGCACAAGCGAAACCTCGTTCTAAAGAGCGTTCGGGAAGGTAAAGCGCTGACCGAAAACGCTTTCTTCGGCATTGCAAAGTCCGTGATGACAGCGGATCCGAAATTCGGGATGCCCGTCCTCGTCTTCAATCCTGGCTCGTGGAGACGCGACGATATCGTTTCCCTCGACCTGAATTGCGGCGTGACGGGCCTGCAGGCGATTGAGGTTGTGGACGCCGATGGCGCTCCCGTCCCCGCCGGCTACGAGGTTTCGGAACGGCACAAGGATGGTTCCATTCACCGCTTGACCGGCGAATTCCTCGGCCGGAACGTGCCTTCTTTCGGTTACTCGACTTTTTACATAAAGCCACTCCTGGAGAAAAAGGGCGACGAGCCGTGCCCGCAAGACGGACGTTCCATCGAGAATGAATTTTATCGGGTTACCTTCGCCGAAGACGGCAGGTGCATCGAGAGCCTTTATGATAAGGAATTCGATAGGGAGTTGGCCTGCCAGGCCGCGGCATCTTTCGGTCCGGTAGAGTTCGAGTTCGGCACGTTCGAGCTATTCGGGGTCGGCCTGAAGCTCTCCGTTCCCGACCAGAGCTATTTTGAGAATCCGGAAAATGAGGGTTCGGGCGAGTCCGTCGAGCCGACAGGGGAGCTTTTCCGCGCCGCCGATTCTCCCGCCAAAATCGGCTTCTCGTCCCGCGGAACTCTGTCGCGCTCGCTGACAGCCGAGGGCGAATTCGCCGGTTCAATCAGGCGCCAGAAGGTGGTTCTGTACGAGGGGCTGAAAAGAGTGGATCTCCATGTGGAACTCGATTGGAGCGGAAAGTCGAATGTCGCGCTGTTCCTGCAGATGCCAAACGCGCTGATGAATGGACAGAAATATATGGGCGTCCCATTCGCCGTCCACAGGGACGGCGATGAGTTAGCTGACTTTTGGGTCGAGGAAAACCTGCCCGTCAAATTCAAAATCCGCGGCATGCAGGATTGGCTTGCCTTCGAAAGCGAAGACGTTGGACTTGCAATCGCATCCCGGTGGCCCGTGGTCGATTTGACTGCCATCCCGGCATTCCCTCTGCTTTGGACCAACGACAACAGCGGATTCTTTTTCGGCGAGCGATACCGGCAAAAAGGAAATCACTGTTTTTCCTTTAGCCTGACCTCCTACAAAGGCTCATGGTCGGAGAACAACATCCACCTCTGGGGAAAACAATGGGCGAAGCCGCTGCTGAGTTACTCCGGAGACGCCTCACCCGAAACCGGCCGGCATTCCTATCTGTCGATCGATGCGCCCAACATCATTCTCTCCGCCTTCAAAAAGGCGCGGGACGAAGACGCAGTCATCGTCAGACTCTATGAGACGATCGGCAGAAAAACGAGCACCGAATTATCGACCTCATTCCCATTTCAAGAGGCGCGGGGTGCAAATATAACCGAAACTGCGTCAAAGAAGATTCCAGCGGCAAAAAAGTCAATCAAGTTGAAGTTCCGGCCCTTTGAAATAAAGACGATCAAGCTCGTTCTTTAGAGCACCCTCTTTTCTGCCATTCCCGCGGAACCTTGCCAAAGCTTTCTTTAGGCCGCGTGAGTCGTTCTTCAATTGTGCCCCACCTGTGTCCTTTTCCAAGAAGCAATGTTAGACTGAATTTATACATTCATTGCCACAGTCATACTTATCATGATCGGCAGGTGCACTTTGCTGAAATTCTATCTCGTTTTCGTCTTGTCACT
The DNA window shown above is from Candidatus Abyssobacteria bacterium SURF_5 and carries:
- a CDS encoding tetratricopeptide repeat protein, with translation MRKLVGPVLVAVVLPALVLFLGCGDSNIKKAKTFHAEKQYAQAIHHYRLALESDPENQIARYGLIEAYAQEVLDMHPEKLTPEVVAGVMTELRPIAQPLMSDPNIKRYLSLIYQMIAKRYAEQGRDDLAAEAWAEVIQIEPTFAEAHFNRGLALLLVGRNEEALPNFEKSVALNPYFVKGYHAIGDVFIKLQRFDEAIQQYDKALELNPEDPAIHHNLGQAYLQKGDVDKAIAEFQNALELEPGYILAYRSLHEAYENKGDKKKMQEIDEKWKKQTENYLQALQDSGALPGEAAPGEGS
- a CDS encoding tetratricopeptide repeat protein; amino-acid sequence: MKLNRIWLALAAALVLFAGCAEKQPPLFQLIKLFQEEKFDQTIALAEKLTAENPDNSQAHRFLIRAAREQNALNSYKEKYEKLVQENPQIAGYHFGLGYICIQVDEYEKGLAELEKATELNPSIDYAHYAIGWTHLRSNYSNADPEKGLAAWKKEEQLNPKSLGALQVYNDRADYYLRKGDAAAAEKDYEKITLYAFAPGDIAGARTYISQIRTYRDELARLEADVKDKPDDASLRMQLGVLQYKNNKIDEAINTWLKASELQPDNVDVRNYLGKALLERQRFAEAADQFLKVLEIDPNMATAYYNLAVAQELLGKPESAVQNYKKYIELNPMAPKLEDVKQRITNLEDSTGVTEG
- a CDS encoding glycosyltransferase family 2 protein, coding for MFIVSHPTRPCVFTAGDTDSASFPAPKISVVVPVFNEKETLETLLDRVEQTNFDKEIIIVDDGSTDGTREILKNKFEDKYTVLYHQQNMGKGAALQSGFDQVTGDIVIIQDADLEYDPSDYGKLIEPIVRGNADVVFGSRFLGGPHRVLFFWHYMGNRILTLFSNLLNNLNLSDMETCYKAFRSDILKTLRLRSKRFGFEPEFTAKVARRRLKIYEVPISYYGRTYEEGKKITWKDGFSAIYCIIRYRFFE
- a CDS encoding CHASE2 domain-containing protein, with product MLNLSEEKRQEYLQIAIGIGIGLIFFLLSFTVPYERVEFLSLDARFNLRPPIQQNPDIATIDIDDRALRDEGRWQDWTRDKHARVIDVIHSAGGAMVGVDIYFSEDSQQVVHLQDVLRASSLDEVVGSLRDYDAELAAAAKKAGSIYWGATFILNEGDGSERPSELAETNYSRLSHDVLEFLFRRGSCVVFDAKMTCSVPDAVAPQAFPIPCLVEASRGIGFAQIVREADGLVRKYPTFIQYRAPEDEEHVYLFPSMGLAMACEYLQVPLKNLRLHFNKHIEIPDAIMPDGSRRTLRIPINQRGEMIINWIGDFKDAFRHYPYSSLLQLQDRETLSRIKHFLSLQDTAIFDDPVLLMNATASAFPGVDSVPECIAAIYGARKYEEALESGTSEFSPALFQQVFAIAPEDAPALFEGQAEVFENVRGHYQMLHFLKSNPAISLEDAAKATQTNPGAVDSHYRRIQALLRAGGPQPSDRPLYFPEPVMLEGKEISLNELKGGVFFYGLTATGTHDLNPMPFNPRYPMVGAIANVFNTIVTAQFITPFASRWKLPIFVFIGFFTAYILSSRTTIRGSLFTMLFLVAYLLFAYWLFVNRRIWVDVVGPVGTILVSDAVIVWYKFNTAEKKRRFIKSAFEHYMNPAVVEQIAKNPDMLELGGKEMELTAFFSDVAGFTTISEQLNPPQLVELLNEYLTAMTDIVLKYNGLLDKYEGDAIIAVFGAPIHYSDHAAKACFVALDMQEKLKQMREGWKSEGKPQLHARVGINSGQMVVGNMGSKTRFDYTVIGDSVNLASRLEGVNKQYSTSIMISEFTYALCKSDVHVREIDLIQVKGKAKPVSIYEVLGRASESLPPGLEEVVNHYLIGLQAYRKKAWQEAIKAFEQALAAVPDDGPSLTYLNRCREYLSAPPPPDWDGVYVMTTK
- a CDS encoding D-tyrosyl-tRNA(Tyr) deacylase, with product MRAVIQRVERAGVTVAGTTAAEIGQGLLVLLGVGKEDGEEDARYMADKISGLRIFEDPEGKMNLSVHDVGGSALVVSQFTLFADCRKGRRPSFTEAGDPDLARRLYAMVIEFLRKRHVPTAEGVFQAAMQVELVNDGPVTILLDSKKSF